Part of the Candidatus Omnitrophota bacterium genome, TCTTGCCCGGGCAGACTTCTATGCACCTTCCGCAGCCGCAGCATGCCGGCATTTTAAGATGTTCAAAGAAAAAGTCAAATTTTTTAGTAAATCTGAAACGCAGGCGCTGCGCCCTTAATTTGTTAGGATTAGCCCCTCCGGCAAC contains:
- a CDS encoding 4Fe-4S dicluster domain-containing protein; this encodes VAGGANPNKLRAQRLRFRFTKKFDFFFEHLKMPACCGCGRCIEVCPGKIDIREVLKDLAKKLNLAQ